A portion of the Gossypium arboreum isolate Shixiya-1 chromosome 8, ASM2569848v2, whole genome shotgun sequence genome contains these proteins:
- the LOC108468405 gene encoding uncharacterized protein LOC108468405 codes for MAFHFPIRAQSARNSAIYAERITEEPPPQINNKHSQTTVTLMYQTNMAGYWRNVTIIWCKNVMNYSLNIMVNNTEGDNVHSTCKIELKPWHFWSRKGYKSFEVEGKPVDVYWDLRSAKFTSGPEPVSDYYVALVSDEEVVLLLGDYRKKAYKRTKSRPALVEPVLFYKKENVFAKKSFATRAKFDEKRKEHEIVVESSTTGLKDPEMWISMDGVVLIHVKNLQWKFRGNQTVLVDKQQVQVMWDVHDWFFSSPGTGHGLFIFKPIPAELADCSDKEGSSHGGDSDTSTGSLYYSTRSPTVTTAEFSLFLYAWKIE; via the coding sequence ATGGCGTTTCATTTCCCCATTAGAGCTCAATCAGCTCGAAATTCCGCCATTTATGCAGAGAGAATAACCGAAGAACCTCCCCCTCAAATAAACAACAAACACTCACAAACCACCGTCACGTTGATGTACCAAACCAACATGGCTGGCTATTGGCGTAACGTTACCATCATTTGGTGCAAGAACGTCATGAACTATTCTCTCAACATCATGGTGAACAACACGGAAGGCGACAACGTCCATTCAACTTGTAAGATCGAGCTTAAACCATGGCATTTTTGGAGCAGAAAAGGGTACAAATCATTTGAAGTTGAAGGCAAACCAGTTGATGTTTATTGGGATCTTCGTTCAGCCAAATTCACAAGTGGCCCCGAACCAGTTTCGGATTACTACGTCGCCTTAGTTTCAGATGAAGAAGTTGTTTTATTACTCGGAGATTACCGTAAAAAAGCTTACAAAAGAACCAAATCAAGGCCAGCTTTGGTTGAACCAGTACTGTTTTACAAAAAAGAAAACGTTTTCGCCAAGAAAAGCTTTGCGACGAGAGCTAAATTCGACGAGAAAAGGAAAGAACACGAAATCGTCGTCGAGAGCTCAACGACCGGTCTAAAAGATCCTGAAATGTGGATTAGTATGGATGGGGTTGTTTTAATTCATGTGAAGAATTTGCAGTGGAAGTTTCGAGGGAACCAAACGGTTCTTGTCGATAAACAACAGGTTCAAGTGATGTGGGATGTTCATGATTGGTTTTTTAGTAGCCCTGGAACTGGTCATGGATTGTTTATATTTAAACCCATACCGGCTGAATTAGCCGATTGTAGTGATAAAGAAGGAAGTAGCCATGGCGGTGACAGTGATACCAGTACTGGAAGCTTGTATTATTCGACGAGAAGCCCTACAGTGACGACAGCGGAATTCAGCTTGTTTCTTTATGCATGGAAGATTGAGtga